From a single Leishmania braziliensis MHOM/BR/75/M2904 complete genome, chromosome 28 genomic region:
- a CDS encoding putative 40S ribosomal protein S29, with protein MGHLDQWRSRQKIGMGKGARCCVICSNQKALIRKYELNVCRQCFRENAEHIGFTKLR; from the coding sequence ATGGGCCATCTTGACCAGTGGCGTTCCCGCCAGAAGATCGGGATGGGCAAGGGCGCCCGTTGCTGCGTCATTTGCTCCAACCAGAAGGCTCTCATCCGCAAGTACGAGCTGAACGTGTGCCGTCAGTGCTTCCGTGAGAACGCTGAGCACATCGGCTTCACCAAGCTGCGCTAA
- a CDS encoding MRP protein-like protein translates to MHFSRVSVPGIKRVITICSAKGGVGKSTTSVNVALSLKNMGYRVGLVDADITGPSIPTMMGVEGSQVETYRVAGSDRFGPPMNFGVKVMSMGLIVPYDEAIAVRGPMVNKYIRALLFQTDWDELDYLLIDMPPGTNDVHLTITQEVTLSGAVIVSTPQKVALIDVRRGIDLFAAVNAPVLGLVENMSYFQCDGCDTRHYLFGHGGVAHAAAELGVPFLGEIPFVSRIMQDTDEGIPPALRGDATLEAAKPYYELAERIHATLDGSERDTAGGGKGRVDRHAAPAPEPTITFE, encoded by the coding sequence ATGCACTTCTCCCGTGTTTCGGTGCCGGGCATCAAGCGTGTCATCACCATCTGTAGCGCCAAGGGCGGTGTAGGCAagtccaccacctccgtcaATGTTGCTCTTTCGCTGAAGAACATGGGGTACCGCGTCGGCCTCGTCGATGCAGACATCACAGGGCCGTCCATTCCTACGATGATGGGAGTGGAAGGCTCGCAGGTCGAGACGTACCGCGTTGCCGGCAGTGACCGTTTCGGCCCGCCCATGAACTTTGGTGTGAAGGTGATGAGCATGGGGCTCATCGTCCCCTACGACGAGGCCATCGCCGTGCGTGGGCCTATGGTGAACAAGTACATCCGCGCCCTGCTCTTCCAAACCGATTGGGACGAACTCGACTACCTCCTCATCGACATGCCGCCCGGCACCAATGACGTGCATCTCACAATCACGCAGGAGGTCACGCTCTCCGGGGCTGTTATTGTCTCGACGCCGCAGAAGGTAGCGCTCATCGATGTGCGGCGTGGCATTGACCTGTTCGCGGCTGTGAATGCGCCGGTGCTGGGGCTTGTGGAGAACATGAGCTACTTCCAGTGCGACGGCTGCGACACGCGACATTACCTCTTCGGCCACGGTGGCGTGGCacacgcggcggcggagtTGGGCGTGCCGTTTCTCGGAGAAATCCCGTTTGTGAGTCGCATTATGCAGGACACCGACGAGGGTATACCTCCGGCACTGCGCGGAGACGCGACGTTGGAGGCGGCGAAGCCGTACTACGAGCTTGCCGAGCGCATCCACGCCACCTTGGACGGGAGTGAAAGGGACAcggctggcggtggcaaaGGGAGGGTTGACCGAcacgccgcccccgcccccgaGCCGACCATCACATTTGAGTGA